The following proteins are encoded in a genomic region of Limosilactobacillus reuteri subsp. reuteri:
- a CDS encoding glycosyl hydrolase family 8: MKRPVYIWLLTLVVAVIYIATLAFVRIKNPEHIQYEAYRRWQETYLVRKNNKQTYVNTSNDQKHPVALSEGQGYGLQVVSRAAEKGWASENDFDKLLNYYLAHRDYVGKHHDQLTYLMSWRQSYNKEGQWVDDHNSATDGDLYIAAALHRAAKVWPQKAPYYHKLEQQIATDIMKYEYNPTTHMLTVGDWVTKDSKFYYLLRTSDVMPTVFDHLYDCTHDSRWQMIKNNMLDRLTALSKQHRTGLVPDFAWARPGSTKPVGPNTVAGKYDGDYSANACRVPMMLAKSNDPRAQKVLNKMMRFFSEQYYITAGYSLNGHRLVKYQSNSFSAPIFYAVSCNRNEGYDNLFASQKHIFSKPLTEKNYYDATLTTLAALEGMN, from the coding sequence ATGAAACGTCCAGTATATATTTGGCTTCTTACGCTCGTTGTTGCAGTTATTTATATTGCAACGCTCGCGTTTGTAAGAATAAAGAATCCTGAACATATTCAATACGAAGCTTATCGGCGGTGGCAGGAGACATATTTGGTCCGCAAAAATAATAAGCAAACGTATGTTAATACCAGCAACGACCAAAAACATCCTGTTGCATTATCGGAAGGACAAGGCTACGGGCTGCAAGTAGTATCTCGCGCTGCTGAAAAGGGCTGGGCAAGTGAAAATGACTTTGATAAGTTACTTAACTATTACCTTGCACATCGCGATTATGTTGGAAAACACCATGACCAGCTAACTTACTTAATGTCCTGGCGTCAGTCTTATAATAAAGAAGGTCAATGGGTTGATGATCATAATAGTGCGACTGATGGTGATCTTTACATTGCTGCGGCTCTTCACCGGGCTGCAAAAGTTTGGCCACAAAAAGCACCTTATTATCATAAGCTAGAGCAACAGATTGCCACTGATATTATGAAATATGAATATAACCCAACCACGCACATGTTAACAGTGGGTGATTGGGTTACGAAGGATTCTAAGTTTTATTATTTATTGCGAACTTCAGATGTAATGCCGACAGTTTTTGATCATTTATACGATTGTACTCACGATTCAAGGTGGCAGATGATCAAAAATAATATGCTTGACCGTCTGACTGCATTAAGTAAACAGCACCGAACAGGACTAGTACCTGACTTTGCCTGGGCTCGACCAGGGAGTACCAAGCCAGTGGGGCCGAATACGGTTGCTGGAAAATATGATGGAGACTATAGTGCGAATGCTTGTCGGGTTCCAATGATGTTGGCAAAAAGCAATGATCCACGAGCTCAGAAAGTCTTAAATAAAATGATGAGGTTCTTCAGTGAACAGTATTATATTACGGCTGGCTATTCATTAAACGGTCACCGATTGGTTAAATATCAATCAAATAGTTTCAGTGCGCCGATTTTTTATGCGGTTAGCTGCAATCGTAATGAAGGGTATGATAATCTGTTTGCTAGCCAGAAACACATTTTCAGTAAACCCTTAACAGAGAAAAATTATTATGATGCGACCTTAACGACATTAGCTGCTCTTGAGGGGATGAACTAA
- the pstB gene encoding phosphate ABC transporter ATP-binding protein PstB, protein MENSVALEVKNLQVLYGDKHVVHDVSMKFPANKITAMIGASGSGKSTLLRSLNRMNDDLATVKGEINFHDLNINQPKVNVYRIRQQIGMVFQQPTPFPLSIYENVIYGLRLAGVKDRQILDQRVEESLRQAALWKEVKDHLKESALALSGGQQQRLCIARTLAVQPEIILMDEPTSALDPVSTSQIEDTLVQLKEKFTIIMVTHNMQQASRSADWTAFMHQGKLIEFNQTADTFMNPQQQQTADYLSGKFG, encoded by the coding sequence ATGGAAAATTCAGTTGCTCTTGAAGTGAAAAATTTACAAGTATTATATGGTGACAAACACGTTGTTCATGATGTTTCAATGAAATTTCCGGCCAATAAGATTACGGCAATGATTGGGGCTTCTGGTTCAGGAAAGTCAACATTGTTACGAAGTCTTAACCGGATGAACGATGACTTAGCAACGGTCAAAGGTGAAATTAATTTTCATGACTTGAATATTAACCAGCCTAAAGTTAATGTTTACCGGATTCGTCAACAAATTGGCATGGTCTTTCAACAACCGACACCGTTCCCCTTATCAATCTATGAGAATGTTATTTATGGATTACGGCTTGCCGGAGTAAAGGACCGGCAAATCCTTGATCAACGAGTAGAGGAGAGTTTGCGTCAGGCCGCTTTGTGGAAAGAAGTCAAAGATCACTTAAAAGAAAGTGCGCTCGCCTTATCAGGAGGGCAGCAACAACGACTTTGTATCGCGCGGACGCTGGCAGTTCAGCCAGAAATTATCTTAATGGATGAACCGACAAGTGCCCTCGACCCGGTTTCGACTTCGCAAATTGAAGATACTCTTGTACAATTAAAAGAGAAATTTACAATTATTATGGTTACCCATAATATGCAGCAAGCATCACGTTCAGCAGACTGGACAGCTTTTATGCACCAAGGAAAATTAATTGAATTTAACCAGACGGCAGATACTTTTATGAATCCTCAACAACAACAAACGGCGGATTACCTTAGTGGAAAATTTGGTTAG
- a CDS encoding glycosyltransferase family 2 protein: MTEFVMIVTLISIWSSLLMSSITLGGAVHFWLEHSRKIVDIVPLKRYPLITIVVPAHNEAVVIAQTTQAILELNYPADKVELLIFADNCNDQTAQRARTVLQLPKYEKRKAKVIERHGSGGKAGVLNDALKMAHGEYIGVYDADAMPEKNALYFLVRKILENPTRYVAAFGRNKTRNAEQNFLTKCINQEIVVTQRIQHCAIWHLFKIGRIPGTNFIIQSKYVRSIGGWANGALTEDTDISFKIMQSGKLIALAYNSEAFQQEPERLHDYYYQRLRWAKGNYQVVLKNFKYLFRKSNWRVKLETFYYSCTFFWFNAAIVLSDAIFLANVGFWIVHLFNPQVMIPFIFGESNILIAQLLLFNWLLMIILYILQITTAAATQFGQATNKQIWLALASYFTYSQLFIIVSIHAVISVALDRLLRRDGTKWVKTKRFAD, encoded by the coding sequence ATGACCGAGTTTGTAATGATTGTGACCCTGATCTCAATTTGGAGTTCGCTATTAATGTCATCTATTACATTAGGTGGGGCAGTTCACTTTTGGCTTGAGCATAGTAGAAAAATTGTGGATATTGTCCCATTAAAACGATATCCATTAATTACGATTGTTGTTCCCGCTCATAACGAAGCAGTAGTTATTGCGCAGACGACCCAAGCAATCCTTGAATTAAACTATCCAGCAGATAAGGTCGAATTATTAATCTTTGCGGATAATTGCAATGATCAAACTGCTCAACGGGCCCGAACAGTGTTACAGCTTCCAAAATATGAGAAAAGAAAAGCAAAGGTGATAGAACGTCATGGTAGCGGAGGGAAGGCCGGTGTCTTAAACGATGCCCTTAAAATGGCTCATGGTGAATATATTGGTGTTTACGATGCCGATGCAATGCCGGAAAAAAACGCCCTCTATTTCTTAGTACGAAAAATTCTCGAAAATCCAACACGGTACGTTGCAGCATTTGGCCGGAATAAGACACGCAACGCCGAACAAAACTTTTTAACGAAGTGCATTAATCAAGAAATTGTTGTTACCCAACGGATCCAGCACTGTGCAATTTGGCATTTATTTAAAATTGGCCGGATTCCAGGAACTAACTTTATCATTCAAAGTAAATATGTCCGTTCAATCGGGGGCTGGGCAAATGGAGCCTTAACAGAAGATACTGATATTTCATTTAAGATTATGCAAAGTGGAAAACTAATCGCGTTAGCTTATAATTCGGAAGCTTTTCAACAGGAACCAGAACGTCTGCATGATTATTATTATCAGCGCCTACGGTGGGCAAAGGGAAACTACCAAGTTGTCCTTAAAAATTTTAAGTATCTCTTTAGAAAGAGCAATTGGCGAGTAAAGTTAGAAACCTTTTATTATTCCTGTACTTTTTTCTGGTTTAATGCGGCAATTGTTCTTTCTGATGCAATCTTTTTAGCGAACGTAGGTTTTTGGATTGTTCATCTTTTCAATCCACAGGTAATGATTCCCTTTATATTCGGGGAAAGTAACATCCTAATCGCCCAACTTTTGCTTTTTAATTGGTTATTAATGATAATCTTGTATATTTTACAAATTACAACAGCAGCAGCTACGCAATTTGGGCAAGCGACGAATAAGCAAATCTGGTTAGCGCTTGCTTCATACTTTACCTATTCGCAATTATTTATAATTGTTTCGATTCATGCGGTAATCTCAGTTGCACTTGATCGACTATTACGGCGTGACGGGACAAAATGGGTAAAGACTAAGCGGTTTGCTGACTAA
- the pstA gene encoding phosphate ABC transporter permease PstA, translating into MRPEKVDRLATVIILTLTGLVGLVLFALLAYLLLSGIPHISWHFLTSSAESFRSGGGIRDQLFNSLYLVVLTLIVSIPLALCAAIYLSEYAPDNRWTNLLRLAIEVLSSLPSVVVGLFGYLVFVLQWGLDFSLLAGALALTILNLPILTRACEDALCQVPYLQRQAGLGLGMSKWRVTTKIVLPAALPGIITGAILSAGRIFGEAAALIYTAGQSSPAISYTDWNPFSPTSFLNPLRPAETLAVHIWKVNSEGLVPDARAVSNGSAAVLILTILIFNLLARYIGYLIKRRLAK; encoded by the coding sequence ATGCGTCCAGAAAAAGTAGATCGGTTGGCAACCGTGATTATTTTAACTTTAACCGGTTTAGTAGGGTTAGTTTTATTTGCCTTGTTAGCGTACCTATTACTATCAGGAATTCCCCATATTTCTTGGCATTTCTTAACGTCAAGCGCTGAATCATTTAGAAGTGGTGGGGGGATTCGTGATCAATTATTTAATTCTCTTTACCTGGTTGTTTTAACATTAATCGTTTCGATTCCTTTAGCATTGTGTGCTGCCATTTACTTAAGTGAGTATGCACCAGATAATCGGTGGACAAACTTATTACGCTTGGCGATTGAAGTTTTAAGTTCATTGCCATCAGTAGTAGTGGGATTATTTGGTTACTTAGTCTTTGTTTTGCAATGGGGGTTAGACTTCTCCTTACTTGCGGGGGCACTAGCATTAACAATTTTGAACTTGCCGATTTTAACGCGGGCATGTGAAGACGCCCTTTGCCAAGTTCCTTATCTTCAACGCCAGGCCGGATTGGGATTAGGAATGTCAAAGTGGCGCGTAACAACTAAAATTGTTTTACCGGCTGCTTTACCGGGAATTATTACTGGAGCGATCCTAAGTGCTGGCCGTATCTTTGGGGAAGCTGCTGCCTTAATCTACACGGCCGGGCAGAGTTCACCGGCAATTAGCTATACCGATTGGAACCCATTTAGTCCTACCAGTTTCTTAAATCCATTACGACCAGCCGAAACTTTAGCTGTCCATATCTGGAAAGTTAACAGTGAGGGATTGGTTCCAGATGCCCGTGCTGTTTCAAATGGTTCAGCAGCGGTTTTGATTCTAACAATTTTAATCTTTAACCTATTAGCTAGATATATTGGTTATTTAATTAAGCGACGACTTGCAAAGTGA
- the phoU gene encoding phosphate signaling complex protein PhoU, whose amino-acid sequence MGAIFDDELKRLRSHFMEMGIDASEQIYQATKAFTDHDADLADKVLTTDTKINDEEIHLEKQALKLMALQNPVATDFRKIISILKASTDIERLGDYSTHIARAAITLSKFEHHEDIEQPIEQMMMIVRKMLEQILDAYVYTDEQVAYEVANEDLKVDLLYVKLQKEIMKALVKGGEDVKAYESYLAVLRNLERAGDHIVNLAEWIIYSGSGKLVELNPGKADPTLVRRKLTGNQ is encoded by the coding sequence ATGGGAGCAATTTTTGACGATGAATTAAAACGGCTGCGGAGCCACTTCATGGAAATGGGAATTGACGCTAGTGAGCAGATCTATCAAGCAACAAAGGCATTTACGGATCATGATGCGGACTTAGCAGATAAGGTTTTAACAACTGATACAAAGATTAACGATGAAGAAATTCATTTGGAAAAACAGGCGTTGAAGCTAATGGCATTGCAAAACCCGGTTGCAACCGACTTTCGGAAAATTATCAGTATCTTAAAAGCTAGTACTGATATCGAAAGATTAGGAGACTATTCCACCCATATTGCCCGTGCTGCGATTACCTTGAGTAAATTTGAACATCATGAAGACATCGAACAGCCAATTGAACAGATGATGATGATTGTTCGCAAGATGCTTGAACAAATCCTTGATGCTTATGTCTATACTGATGAGCAGGTTGCCTATGAGGTTGCTAACGAGGACTTGAAAGTTGATTTACTTTATGTAAAATTACAAAAAGAAATCATGAAAGCACTGGTTAAAGGTGGCGAAGATGTAAAAGCCTATGAAAGTTATTTAGCTGTTCTTCGGAATTTAGAACGTGCTGGCGATCATATTGTTAATTTAGCCGAATGGATTATTTATAGTGGATCGGGAAAACTGGTCGAATTAAATCCAGGAAAGGCTGATCCAACGTTAGTCCGGCGAAAATTAACTGGAAATCAGTAA
- a CDS encoding NADPH-dependent oxidoreductase — protein MTNETIKHQLNHRTIRAFKPTTLSTEQLNTLYSVASHTPTSMFMQQMSIMHITDPDKRAVIREISKQPYVGANGDLFILLVDLYRNQQIRQQKGKDDGRLHTADIFFQGLDDAIMAAQNMITAAESMGLSVVPLGSIKNEPQKIIEVLNLPKMTFPVLGLQIGIPDQEPQLKPRLPLKFIAFDNDYPKEIKLSDLSDYDQEVTTYYDLRDANQRIDSFTNQIAGAKLDRHYTKRDEIMKVLHRQGLCTDEGID, from the coding sequence ATGACCAATGAAACGATTAAGCACCAATTAAACCATCGTACAATTCGGGCCTTTAAGCCCACAACTCTTTCAACAGAACAATTGAATACTCTTTACTCTGTTGCTAGTCATACGCCAACCAGTATGTTTATGCAGCAAATGTCAATTATGCACATTACCGATCCAGATAAACGGGCCGTAATCAGAGAAATTAGTAAGCAACCGTATGTCGGTGCAAACGGTGACCTGTTCATTTTGTTAGTTGACCTTTATCGTAACCAACAAATACGACAGCAAAAGGGCAAGGATGATGGCCGTTTACATACCGCTGATATTTTCTTCCAAGGCCTTGATGATGCAATCATGGCTGCCCAAAACATGATTACTGCTGCCGAGAGTATGGGCCTCAGCGTTGTTCCCCTTGGTTCAATCAAAAATGAGCCGCAAAAAATCATCGAAGTCCTTAATCTCCCTAAAATGACCTTCCCAGTTTTAGGCTTACAAATCGGTATACCTGACCAAGAACCTCAACTAAAGCCCCGCCTGCCATTAAAATTTATCGCATTTGATAATGACTATCCAAAAGAGATCAAGCTCAGTGACTTAAGCGATTATGATCAAGAAGTTACTACCTACTATGACCTTCGTGATGCCAACCAACGAATTGATTCCTTCACCAACCAGATTGCGGGGGCTAAACTCGATCGCCACTATACCAAGCGCGATGAAATTATGAAGGTGTTACACCGACAAGGTCTTTGCACTGATGAAGGAATTGATTAG
- a CDS encoding efflux RND transporter permease subunit: MIRRHVVESGLIALCVILTAIVLMMWWASQYAHFITTAMMIMIILGLMVGSLVPNIILTWLAIGLTTIGSAILLLGYVVMDNSIKIMLLFAFPITASLAYFSRYIIGEWGWLDRNRAEIESYATHYNQIVKLQTAYNANKIYKKELQFITKEQIADLWIDVTAIHWVHNHQIRQFHHNDYNYALQQIAKVLKRRRLPSEALYYLEDGTFLILSYNLPAITFAYQNQSTRAGLDELQINSSKPQFKWGHLKVDDINATSFKNLKSVMRHIERDMETDLVVEYLRGVQR, encoded by the coding sequence ATGATTCGGCGACATGTTGTAGAATCAGGGCTTATTGCGCTTTGTGTAATATTGACTGCAATTGTGTTAATGATGTGGTGGGCATCCCAATACGCCCATTTTATTACGACGGCCATGATGATTATGATCATTTTGGGCTTAATGGTAGGGAGCTTAGTACCAAATATTATTTTAACCTGGCTTGCAATCGGCCTAACAACGATTGGTAGTGCCATTTTATTGCTAGGTTATGTGGTAATGGATAATTCAATCAAAATAATGCTACTGTTTGCCTTTCCAATTACCGCAAGTTTAGCTTACTTTAGTCGTTATATTATTGGGGAATGGGGATGGCTTGACCGTAATCGCGCAGAGATAGAAAGCTATGCGACCCACTATAATCAAATAGTAAAACTTCAGACGGCATATAATGCTAATAAGATTTATAAAAAGGAACTTCAATTCATTACTAAAGAACAAATTGCTGATTTGTGGATTGATGTTACAGCGATTCACTGGGTTCATAATCACCAAATACGGCAATTTCATCATAATGATTACAACTATGCTCTTCAGCAAATTGCGAAAGTCTTAAAACGGCGACGATTACCATCTGAAGCCTTGTACTATTTAGAAGATGGTACTTTTTTAATTTTGTCATATAATTTACCAGCTATTACATTTGCTTATCAGAACCAAAGCACGCGTGCAGGACTTGATGAATTACAAATTAATAGTTCAAAACCTCAGTTTAAATGGGGACATTTGAAGGTTGATGATATCAATGCGACTTCATTTAAGAATCTGAAAAGTGTAATGCGTCATATTGAAAGAGATATGGAAACAGACCTTGTCGTTGAGTACCTAAGAGGGGTTCAGAGATAA